Proteins found in one uncultured Fusobacterium sp. genomic segment:
- a CDS encoding RNA polymerase sigma factor RpoD/SigA — translation MSEISTYMNDIGLYPLLTPEEEREIALKAKSGDRKAQEKLVTSNLKLVVKMAKKYSNLGIPLLDIIQEGNMGLIRAAERFDPDKNLRFTTYAVFWIKQSILKHITSNRGLIRLPAYVYDGVSKVSKFIQEYKTKFDNFPTNEEICSKLSIKPKELERYLDILENKMSVGDEMYGNIAEYCSDILSNDTFEDDLIKKNTSIHLMKKLNVLSPREKEILIFRYGLMNEKIMTLEELGERMQLTKERIRQIQSEAIFKLKMAL, via the coding sequence ATGTCTGAAATTTCAACTTACATGAATGATATAGGTTTGTATCCTCTTTTAACTCCAGAGGAGGAGAGGGAGATAGCTCTTAAAGCTAAGTCTGGAGACAGAAAAGCTCAAGAAAAATTGGTTACTTCAAATTTAAAACTTGTTGTAAAGATGGCTAAAAAATATAGTAATCTTGGGATTCCTTTATTAGATATAATTCAAGAAGGAAATATGGGTCTTATTAGAGCAGCAGAAAGATTTGATCCAGATAAAAATCTTCGTTTTACAACATATGCAGTTTTTTGGATTAAACAAAGCATACTAAAACATATAACTTCTAATAGAGGTTTAATTCGTCTTCCAGCATATGTATATGACGGTGTTTCAAAAGTAAGTAAATTTATACAAGAGTATAAAACAAAATTTGATAATTTTCCAACTAACGAGGAGATCTGTAGTAAACTTAGTATAAAACCAAAAGAGCTAGAAAGATATTTAGATATTTTGGAAAATAAAATGAGCGTTGGTGATGAGATGTATGGAAATATAGCTGAATATTGTAGTGATATCTTATCAAATGATACTTTTGAAGATGATCTAATTAAGAAAAATACCAGTATACACCTGATGAAAAAATTAAATGTACTTTCTCCAAGAGAGAAAGAGATTTTAATTTTTAGATATGGATTGATGAATGAAAAGATTATGACTTTAGAGGAGTTGGGAGAAAGAATGCAACTTACTAAAGAGAGAATAAGACAGATACAATCAGAGGCAATTTTTAAATTAAAAATGGCTTTGTAA
- a CDS encoding Hsp70 family protein — MAENLYYGIDLGTTNSAIAYGYVDSNKKVTTQVCKINRYGREGGIEAKETLPSVVYYKYDMKKNCYNPIIGDFAKNQFGKKYGSVMKSVKNYMGELVTLPLDEKIDDKRPQDVSAKILNHLVLGIKEKLTLAETPKNVIITIPASFDPDQRRATLEAAEIAGINVKDKNGNYLENILLSEPKAVIYNIANMISNKEIPLNVLDFSEKKNVLVFDLGGGTLDVALYCVYDNKEFNFPIIDELAIGRYTQIGGDSFDKVLSKKLVDDFIEYNGCSPDDVDLDELTQLMESRAEFLKLELSDKVFNAKFAGSQVSDDEEFEISEMDIYKGMEFEDYLTKSDIEKVYEPILARHLSLNDINRIEKLVSDEDMKNIVFPVLDVLAKYKRGGHDLKIDAVVLNGGMTKFYLIKDRIKELFNIDPITVNDPDLAVAKGAAFFQYCSEKVNFLEKIQNTPSILTEGKEKKNIVELNNLKNFEKEIDFITNNQSSTSKSSSTPLTLGNVIVNETINLGLTKGHAKLLVKEGTKLPIKDIKLENLVIPVNTKEIELPIYLGNEPRTDSPHMRKINTRKIVLNKTYAPGTPITLNLTIDENKNLYFNGYVGDNQYERISVIMETTKSNNDEKASKIVSTDSKELNIGTEMETLRTSAVILEDIKKRYNGVKKTTYINSRFNDAKFKIDQTKTDIINSTNKEKFENAIIDELGKLENHRLLKGILFDLGSQIYDSMSTNGKKNFVKACENMLCLEYMLNNYNKDNIKKAIIALERIGETNKEKEIEKLLDKSAARNYHENLARALAKISKYNKKIITNFLTISVESLEINPYIYGIGETFNTDEMLYLEESTINAILERLLKILKQKRANRDMALTAMIKIFKNLEEQKYDIDERLFKRMVADIKVLIEEEFDDKFKTKLLNGFSKMIDVK; from the coding sequence ATGGCAGAAAATTTATATTATGGAATTGATTTAGGAACAACAAACTCAGCAATAGCTTATGGATATGTAGACAGTAATAAAAAGGTTACAACACAAGTATGTAAGATTAATAGATATGGGAGAGAAGGAGGGATAGAGGCAAAAGAGACTTTGCCCTCTGTAGTTTACTATAAATATGATATGAAAAAAAATTGCTATAATCCTATTATTGGGGATTTTGCAAAAAATCAGTTTGGTAAAAAATATGGTAGCGTTATGAAATCTGTTAAAAATTATATGGGAGAACTTGTAACACTACCTTTAGATGAAAAAATAGATGACAAAAGACCTCAAGATGTTTCAGCTAAAATATTAAATCATCTTGTTTTAGGAATAAAAGAGAAGTTGACATTAGCTGAAACTCCTAAAAATGTGATAATAACAATACCAGCATCTTTTGACCCTGATCAACGTCGTGCAACTTTAGAAGCTGCAGAAATTGCTGGGATAAATGTAAAAGATAAAAATGGAAATTATTTAGAAAACATATTATTAAGTGAGCCAAAGGCAGTTATATATAATATTGCTAATATGATCTCTAATAAAGAGATCCCTTTAAATGTTTTGGACTTTTCAGAAAAGAAAAATGTCTTAGTATTTGATTTAGGAGGGGGAACTTTAGATGTAGCATTATATTGTGTGTATGATAATAAAGAGTTCAATTTTCCAATAATAGATGAGTTGGCTATTGGGAGATATACACAAATAGGGGGAGATAGTTTTGATAAGGTATTATCTAAAAAATTGGTTGATGACTTTATTGAATATAATGGTTGTTCTCCTGATGATGTTGATTTAGATGAACTTACACAACTTATGGAGAGTAGAGCAGAATTTTTAAAGTTAGAGTTAAGTGATAAAGTTTTCAATGCTAAATTTGCAGGATCTCAAGTTTCTGATGATGAAGAATTTGAAATCTCTGAAATGGACATATACAAAGGAATGGAATTTGAAGATTATCTTACTAAAAGTGATATAGAAAAAGTATACGAACCCATATTAGCGAGACACCTATCTTTAAATGATATAAATAGAATAGAAAAGCTTGTATCTGATGAAGATATGAAAAATATAGTATTTCCTGTTTTAGATGTTCTAGCTAAATATAAAAGAGGGGGACATGATTTAAAAATAGATGCTGTTGTTTTAAATGGAGGAATGACTAAATTTTATCTGATAAAAGATAGAATAAAGGAGTTGTTTAATATAGATCCTATAACTGTAAATGATCCAGATTTGGCAGTGGCTAAGGGAGCAGCATTTTTTCAATATTGTAGTGAGAAAGTAAATTTTTTAGAGAAGATTCAAAATACACCATCAATTTTAACTGAGGGAAAAGAGAAGAAAAATATTGTTGAATTAAATAATTTAAAGAATTTTGAAAAAGAGATAGATTTTATAACAAATAATCAAAGTTCAACTAGCAAAAGTAGTTCAACACCATTAACTTTAGGAAATGTAATAGTAAATGAGACTATAAATCTAGGATTAACTAAGGGGCATGCAAAACTTTTAGTTAAAGAGGGAACTAAACTTCCAATAAAAGATATAAAATTAGAAAACCTTGTTATTCCTGTAAATACTAAAGAGATTGAACTTCCAATATATTTAGGAAATGAACCAAGAACAGATTCTCCACATATGAGAAAAATCAATACTAGAAAGATTGTATTAAATAAAACTTATGCTCCAGGAACACCTATAACTTTAAATCTAACTATTGATGAAAATAAAAACCTATATTTTAATGGATATGTAGGAGACAATCAATATGAAAGAATCAGTGTAATAATGGAAACAACAAAATCAAATAATGATGAAAAAGCTAGTAAAATAGTATCTACTGATTCAAAGGAATTAAATATTGGAACAGAAATGGAAACTTTGAGAACTTCTGCTGTGATACTTGAAGATATTAAAAAAAGATATAATGGGGTTAAGAAAACTACATATATAAATTCAAGATTTAATGATGCAAAATTTAAAATAGATCAAACTAAAACTGATATAATCAATAGTACGAATAAAGAGAAATTTGAAAATGCTATAATTGATGAGTTAGGAAAATTAGAAAACCATAGACTATTAAAAGGGATATTATTTGATTTAGGAAGTCAAATATATGATTCTATGTCAACTAATGGAAAGAAGAACTTTGTAAAAGCTTGTGAAAATATGCTATGTTTAGAGTATATGTTAAATAACTATAACAAAGACAATATAAAAAAAGCAATCATTGCATTAGAGCGTATTGGAGAAACTAATAAAGAAAAGGAGATTGAAAAGCTGTTAGATAAATCTGCTGCTAGAAACTACCATGAAAATTTAGCAAGAGCTTTAGCAAAAATTAGTAAATATAATAAAAAGATAATAACTAATTTCTTGACAATTTCTGTGGAAAGTTTAGAAATCAACCCATATATTTATGGAATAGGAGAAACATTTAATACAGATGAGATGCTTTATTTAGAGGAATCTACAATTAATGCTATTTTAGAAAGATTATTGAAGATTTTAAAACAAAAGAGAGCGAATAGAGATATGGCATTAACTGCAATGATTAAGATATTTAAGAATCTAGAGGAACAAAAATATGATATTGATGAGAGATTATTTAAGAGAATGGTTGCTGATATAAAGGTTTTAATAGAAGAGGAGTTTGATGATAAGTTTAAAACAAAATTGTTAAATGGATTTAGTAAAATGATAGATGTTAAATAA
- the panC gene encoding pantoate--beta-alanine ligase: MKVITKISELREEIKQWKREGKTIGLVPTMGFLHEGHASLLKKCREENDIAITSNFVNPTQFGPNEDLEAYPRDFKKDCDLCESIGIDVVFHPVPEEMYTDAHAYVSIDTLSDTLCGKSRPIHFKGVCTVVTKLFNIVTPDRAYFGEKDAQQLAIIKKMVKDLNFDIEIIGCPIVREKDGLAKSSRNTYLNPEERKAALCLSRSINRGKEVISIGSKVENVLKEMINVIEKEPLAKIDYVSIVGLEDMQPVETVEKDVLVAMAVYIGKTRLIDNFIYKAQ, from the coding sequence ATGAAAGTCATTACAAAAATCTCAGAATTGAGAGAAGAAATTAAACAATGGAAAAGAGAAGGAAAAACTATCGGTTTAGTACCTACTATGGGATTTCTTCATGAAGGACATGCTAGTTTATTAAAAAAATGTCGTGAAGAAAATGATATTGCAATTACTTCAAATTTTGTTAATCCAACTCAATTTGGACCAAATGAAGATTTAGAAGCTTATCCAAGAGATTTCAAAAAAGATTGTGATCTTTGTGAGTCTATCGGAATAGATGTTGTATTTCATCCTGTACCTGAAGAGATGTACACAGATGCTCATGCTTATGTAAGTATTGACACTCTATCTGATACTCTTTGTGGAAAATCTCGTCCTATCCATTTTAAAGGAGTATGTACAGTAGTTACAAAACTATTTAATATAGTTACTCCTGATCGTGCTTATTTTGGAGAGAAAGATGCACAACAATTAGCAATAATTAAAAAAATGGTTAAGGATTTGAATTTTGATATAGAAATTATTGGTTGTCCTATTGTAAGAGAAAAAGATGGACTTGCTAAATCTTCAAGAAATACATATTTGAATCCTGAAGAACGTAAAGCAGCTCTTTGTCTTTCTAGATCTATTAATAGAGGAAAAGAAGTTATTTCTATCGGAAGTAAAGTAGAGAATGTTTTAAAAGAGATGATAAACGTTATAGAGAAAGAGCCTCTTGCTAAAATAGACTATGTATCAATAGTTGGACTTGAAGATATGCAACCTGTTGAAACAGTAGAAAAAGATGTTTTAGTTGCAATGGCTGTTTATATTGGAAAAACTCGTCTTATAGACAACTTTATTTATAAGGCGCAGTAA
- the thiF gene encoding sulfur carrier protein ThiS adenylyltransferase ThiF encodes MRIGIAGVGGIGSNVAFHLVRTGVTELKFGDFDKIEESNLNRQFFFKDQVGKYKAEALYENLKRINPDGDFQYEIIKFERENIREFFKDCDIVVEGFDKNEYKSMLIEELYPLGKIIVSASGIASYDCNSIQVKNMGKNLYIVGDFQRDIANYKTYSHKVSVISAMMAGIVLERGGYFEKEN; translated from the coding sequence ATGAGAATAGGGATTGCAGGAGTTGGAGGAATCGGCTCAAATGTAGCTTTTCATCTAGTTAGAACAGGTGTTACTGAACTTAAATTTGGAGACTTTGATAAAATTGAAGAGTCTAATCTAAATAGACAATTTTTCTTTAAAGATCAAGTTGGAAAATATAAAGCAGAGGCTTTATATGAAAATTTAAAGAGAATCAATCCTGATGGAGATTTTCAATATGAGATAATCAAATTTGAAAGAGAGAATATTAGAGAGTTTTTCAAAGATTGTGACATTGTAGTTGAAGGTTTTGATAAAAATGAGTATAAGTCTATGCTTATAGAGGAACTTTATCCATTGGGAAAGATAATCGTTTCAGCATCTGGAATAGCTAGTTATGATTGCAATTCTATTCAAGTAAAAAATATGGGAAAAAATCTATATATAGTCGGGGATTTTCAAAGAGATATAGCTAATTATAAGACATATTCCCATAAAGTTTCTGTGATTTCTGCTATGATGGCAGGGATAGTTTTAGAAAGAGGTGGATATTTTGAGAAAGAGAATTGA
- the panD gene encoding aspartate 1-decarboxylase, which yields MFIDVLKGKIHRATVTQAELDYVGSITVDEALLEAAGILEYQKVQIVDVNNGSRFETYTICGERNSGVICLNGAAARCVSTGDKVIIMAYGSCDVEEMKTHKPSVVFVDDNNKILRITNYEKHGLLKDM from the coding sequence ATGTTTATAGATGTATTGAAAGGAAAAATCCACAGAGCTACTGTTACTCAAGCTGAACTTGATTATGTGGGAAGTATAACAGTTGATGAGGCTCTTTTAGAGGCTGCTGGTATACTTGAATATCAAAAAGTTCAAATTGTAGATGTTAACAATGGAAGTAGATTTGAAACATATACTATCTGTGGGGAAAGAAATAGTGGAGTAATATGTTTAAATGGTGCTGCTGCAAGATGTGTAAGTACAGGGGACAAAGTCATAATAATGGCATATGGTAGTTGTGATGTTGAAGAGATGAAAACTCATAAACCATCAGTTGTATTTGTTGATGATAATAATAAAATTCTTCGTATTACTAACTATGAGAAACATGGACTTCTAAAGGATATGTAA
- the thiC gene encoding phosphomethylpyrimidine synthase ThiC, translated as MYSTQMEAAKKGIFTKEMEIVARDENMSKEELMEKIAQGRIVIPANINHKNLYPRAVGEGTKTKVNVNLGVSEDCCDYCGEMVKVAKAIEYGADAIMDLSTFGDTKKFRRELVEKSTVMLGTVPMYDAVAKLGKNIKDMSVEDLFRVVEEHCIDGIDFLTIHAGLNRTCVDRLRNNKRLTKIVSRGGSILFQWMILNDKENPFFEHYDRLLEICRKYDVTLSLGDGLRPGSIHDATDAPQIQELLILGELTKRAWEKDVQVMIEGPGHVPMNEIVANMQLEKKLCHNAPFYVLGPLVTDIAPGYDHITAAIGGAIAASAGADFLCYVTPAEHLRLPTLEDMKEGIMASRIAGHAADIAKGIKGAIEWDHRMSKHRGALNWPGMFEECLDPEKARAYRASSAPIHEEEVCTMCGDLCPMKRCNDILD; from the coding sequence ATGTATTCAACACAAATGGAAGCTGCTAAAAAAGGGATCTTTACAAAAGAGATGGAAATAGTAGCAAGAGATGAAAATATGTCAAAAGAAGAACTGATGGAGAAAATTGCACAAGGAAGAATTGTAATTCCTGCAAATATTAATCATAAAAACCTATATCCAAGAGCAGTTGGAGAGGGAACAAAAACTAAAGTTAATGTAAACTTAGGTGTATCTGAAGATTGTTGTGACTACTGTGGAGAAATGGTAAAAGTTGCAAAAGCTATTGAATATGGAGCAGATGCAATAATGGATTTAAGTACATTTGGAGATACTAAGAAATTTAGAAGAGAGTTAGTTGAAAAATCAACAGTTATGTTAGGAACAGTTCCAATGTATGATGCAGTAGCAAAACTTGGAAAAAATATTAAAGATATGTCAGTTGAAGATCTTTTCAGAGTTGTTGAAGAACATTGTATAGACGGAATAGATTTCCTTACTATTCATGCAGGATTAAATAGAACTTGTGTTGATAGATTAAGAAATAATAAAAGATTAACAAAAATAGTAAGTAGAGGGGGATCAATTCTTTTCCAATGGATGATACTAAACGATAAAGAAAACCCATTCTTTGAACACTATGATAGACTACTTGAAATTTGTAGAAAATATGACGTTACTCTAAGTTTAGGAGATGGACTAAGACCAGGAAGCATACATGATGCAACAGATGCACCTCAAATTCAAGAACTTTTAATACTTGGAGAACTTACAAAAAGAGCATGGGAAAAAGATGTACAAGTTATGATTGAAGGACCTGGACATGTTCCTATGAATGAAATTGTAGCAAATATGCAACTTGAGAAAAAACTTTGTCACAACGCTCCTTTCTATGTATTAGGACCATTAGTAACAGACATTGCTCCAGGATATGACCATATTACAGCTGCTATTGGAGGAGCTATTGCAGCATCAGCAGGAGCAGACTTCCTATGTTATGTAACACCAGCAGAACATTTAAGATTACCAACTTTAGAAGATATGAAAGAGGGAATTATGGCATCAAGAATTGCTGGACATGCAGCAGATATAGCTAAAGGAATTAAAGGTGCTATTGAATGGGATCATAGAATGAGTAAACATAGAGGGGCATTAAATTGGCCAGGAATGTTTGAAGAGTGTCTTGATCCTGAAAAAGCAAGAGCATACAGAGCTTCCTCTGCTCCTATCCATGAAGAAGAGGTTTGTACTATGTGTGGAGACCTTTGCCCAATGAAGAGATGTAACGATATCTTAGACTAA
- a CDS encoding thiazole synthase codes for MEKFILKGHEFQSRLLTGTGKFSDKNLVAPMLEASGSQIITMALRRINFQNPKENILNYIPKHITLLPNTSGARTAEEAVKIARIAREAGCGDFIKIEIINDSKYLMPDNAETIKATKILADEGFIVLPYVMPDLITAKRLEDAGAAAVMPLGSPIGSNRGIITKPLIEMMLETNRVPIIVDAGIGKPSDAALAMEMGCDAVLVNTAIATAQDPVRMGRAFSLAVEAGREAYLAKMAEEKKYASASSPLTGFLFRGDEK; via the coding sequence ATGGAAAAATTTATATTAAAAGGGCATGAATTTCAAAGTAGACTTCTTACAGGAACAGGAAAATTTTCAGATAAAAATTTAGTTGCTCCAATGTTAGAAGCTAGTGGTTCACAAATTATAACAATGGCTTTAAGAAGAATTAACTTCCAAAACCCAAAAGAAAATATACTAAACTATATACCAAAACATATTACACTTTTACCAAATACTTCTGGAGCTAGAACAGCTGAAGAGGCAGTTAAAATAGCTAGAATAGCAAGAGAAGCTGGTTGTGGTGACTTTATAAAAATAGAGATAATAAATGATTCAAAATATCTTATGCCAGACAATGCTGAAACTATAAAAGCAACTAAAATATTAGCTGATGAAGGATTTATAGTTTTACCTTATGTAATGCCTGACTTAATTACAGCTAAAAGATTAGAAGATGCAGGAGCAGCAGCAGTAATGCCTTTAGGATCTCCAATCGGTTCAAATAGAGGAATAATAACAAAACCACTTATAGAGATGATGTTAGAAACAAATAGAGTACCTATAATAGTAGATGCAGGAATTGGAAAACCATCAGATGCAGCTTTAGCAATGGAAATGGGTTGTGATGCTGTACTAGTAAATACAGCTATTGCCACTGCTCAAGATCCAGTTAGAATGGGAAGAGCATTTTCATTGGCAGTTGAAGCTGGAAGAGAAGCATATTTAGCTAAAATGGCAGAGGAGAAAAAATATGCAAGTGCCTCTTCTCCTTTAACAGGTTTCCTATTTAGAGGAGATGAGAAATAA
- the thiH gene encoding 2-iminoacetate synthase ThiH has translation MSFYNELVKWKDFDFDGYFSKVTDEDVLNSIEKDKLTVYDYLNLLSPIAQNHLEAMAVKATKLTRQHFGNVIGLYLPIYVSNYCTSNCIYCGFSKKNHIKRRHMKFEEIEHEAQEIAKSGIGSILLLTGEAKGLIDKEYLKGGIDVLKKYFSSVSIEVMPLDEEDYKYLADDGLDGLTVYQETYDETRYAQVHLSGEKRNFRYRLDTPERGAKAGIRAIGIGALLGLGGIRDDAFKTGLHLKYLMDKYPNSEFSISFPRINEAEGNFKDSYAVDDVTFVQIILANRIFQPKAGINLSTRESAYMRDHLVTMGVTKFSAGSKTEVGGYSHDNESTAQFDITDSRDVDSIVEAIRGKGLEVFYKDWETLI, from the coding sequence ATGAGTTTTTACAACGAACTTGTAAAATGGAAAGACTTTGATTTTGATGGGTACTTTTCAAAAGTAACAGATGAAGATGTTTTAAATAGTATAGAAAAAGATAAATTAACTGTATATGATTACCTAAATCTTCTTTCACCTATTGCTCAAAATCATCTTGAAGCAATGGCAGTAAAAGCAACAAAACTTACAAGACAACACTTTGGAAATGTTATAGGATTATATCTTCCTATATATGTTTCAAACTATTGTACAAGTAACTGTATTTACTGTGGATTCTCAAAGAAAAATCATATTAAGAGAAGACATATGAAATTTGAAGAGATAGAGCATGAGGCACAAGAGATAGCAAAATCAGGAATTGGAAGTATTCTTCTACTAACTGGTGAAGCTAAAGGGTTAATTGATAAAGAGTATTTAAAAGGTGGAATAGATGTTCTTAAAAAATATTTCTCATCTGTATCTATTGAGGTTATGCCACTAGATGAAGAAGATTATAAATATCTTGCTGATGATGGACTTGACGGACTTACTGTATATCAAGAAACTTATGATGAGACAAGATATGCTCAAGTGCATCTATCAGGAGAAAAAAGAAACTTCAGATATCGTCTTGATACTCCAGAAAGAGGAGCAAAGGCAGGTATTAGAGCAATAGGAATTGGAGCATTATTAGGACTTGGAGGTATCAGAGATGATGCTTTCAAAACAGGATTACATCTTAAATATCTAATGGATAAATATCCTAACAGTGAATTTAGTATCTCTTTCCCAAGAATTAATGAAGCTGAAGGAAACTTCAAAGATAGTTATGCAGTAGATGATGTTACATTTGTTCAAATTATCTTAGCTAATAGAATTTTCCAACCAAAAGCTGGAATCAATCTTTCTACAAGAGAAAGTGCATATATGAGAGATCACCTTGTAACTATGGGAGTAACAAAATTCTCAGCAGGATCTAAAACAGAAGTTGGAGGATACTCTCACGACAATGAGTCAACAGCTCAATTTGATATAACTGATAGTAGAGATGTAGATAGTATTGTTGAAGCTATTAGAGGAAAAGGACTTGAAGTGTTCTATAAAGATTGGGAGACTCTTATATGA
- a CDS encoding bile acid:sodium symporter family protein — protein MNWLKNIDKFILKNISFIIIIFSVIAFFIPDNFSWMTKYTAIFLGVAMFGMGMTIQAEDFKNILLQPKYILVGCVLQYVIMPLTAWGIAYGLNLEPDLALGVILVGCCPGGTASNVITYIADGDVPLSVGMTIVSTLLAPIFTPFLVYALAGKWVDVSLLLMFKSVVNVILIPILSGLIIRHLLRDYIQKFLYIMPLISATSIILIISGIIGANASKIATCGLLVLAVVILHNFAGITGGLIAAKLFKFEYKKATAVAIEVGMQNSGLAVSLAVANFALNPLATLPGAIFSVWHNISGSIFAGLRKRKKL, from the coding sequence ATGAATTGGCTGAAAAATATAGATAAATTTATCCTAAAAAATATCAGTTTTATTATTATTATATTTTCAGTAATAGCTTTTTTTATCCCTGATAATTTTTCATGGATGACTAAGTATACTGCTATTTTTTTAGGAGTGGCTATGTTTGGAATGGGAATGACTATTCAAGCAGAAGATTTTAAAAACATCTTACTTCAACCCAAATATATACTTGTTGGATGTGTCCTTCAATATGTAATTATGCCCTTAACAGCTTGGGGTATTGCATATGGACTTAATCTTGAACCTGATCTTGCTCTTGGAGTTATACTTGTTGGGTGTTGCCCTGGTGGAACGGCTAGTAATGTAATTACTTATATAGCTGATGGAGATGTTCCTCTATCTGTAGGAATGACTATTGTCTCTACATTACTTGCACCTATTTTTACACCTTTTCTTGTATATGCTTTAGCTGGAAAATGGGTTGATGTATCTCTACTATTGATGTTTAAATCTGTAGTAAATGTTATACTTATTCCAATACTTTCAGGACTTATTATTAGGCATCTTTTAAGAGATTATATCCAAAAATTCTTATATATTATGCCATTGATATCTGCTACATCTATTATTCTTATAATTTCTGGAATAATCGGTGCTAATGCTAGCAAAATAGCAACATGTGGATTATTAGTTCTTGCTGTGGTTATACTTCACAACTTTGCCGGAATTACGGGAGGTCTAATTGCAGCTAAATTATTCAAATTTGAATATAAAAAGGCTACTGCTGTTGCTATTGAAGTAGGTATGCAAAACAGTGGTCTTGCAGTATCATTAGCTGTTGCTAATTTTGCACTAAATCCATTAGCTACTCTACCTGGAGCTATCTTCAGTGTTTGGCACAATATATCAGGATCTATTTTTGCTGGATTACGTAAAAGAAAAAAACTTTAA
- the thiS gene encoding sulfur carrier protein ThiS → MEIILNGKKHLLEKELSVKELLTSLENEWNIDLKGAVVLVNDDIIKKDNWEKFQIKENAEVEVLSFVSGG, encoded by the coding sequence ATGGAGATTATATTAAATGGGAAAAAACATCTTCTTGAAAAAGAACTTTCAGTAAAGGAGCTTTTGACTTCTCTTGAAAATGAATGGAATATTGATTTAAAAGGGGCAGTTGTTTTAGTTAATGATGATATTATAAAGAAAGATAACTGGGAAAAGTTCCAAATAAAAGAAAATGCAGAAGTAGAAGTTCTATCATTTGTATCTGGTGGATAA
- a CDS encoding RAMP superfamily CRISPR-associated protein, translating to MTTESSSKTKIDVEKGDIIQDRREGEIYIPGSTLKGLFKNRFIIMNGGEKKKEEDPAIKNLFGYSEDDNSLKGRIFLQDAYFADEKLRKEIYENVRELKEFIKTRAITPIDHFTGKVKDPLKFEYTIEEFLTEIIVNNITLDEIQKLFFIVRDSKLGEIRIGNSKTRGFGEIAFEIEKLRFDNYIEKNSFFEPLKQYFTRDIDNSIKIGNKYLCESMVLQKEYKNIDVENKSEIKEPNNFIKALFKEVK from the coding sequence TTGACAACTGAAAGTTCTTCTAAAACAAAAATCGATGTAGAAAAGGGAGATATAATTCAAGATAGAAGAGAGGGAGAAATTTATATTCCTGGCTCTACTTTAAAAGGTTTATTTAAAAATAGATTTATAATAATGAATGGAGGAGAAAAGAAAAAAGAGGAAGATCCAGCTATAAAAAATCTTTTTGGTTATTCTGAAGATGATAACAGTTTAAAGGGGAGAATTTTTTTACAAGATGCTTATTTTGCTGATGAAAAATTAAGAAAAGAGATCTATGAAAATGTAAGAGAGTTAAAAGAGTTTATAAAAACTAGGGCTATAACTCCAATAGATCATTTTACTGGGAAAGTAAAAGATCCTTTAAAATTTGAATATACAATAGAAGAGTTTTTAACTGAGATTATAGTTAATAATATTACTTTAGATGAAATCCAAAAACTTTTCTTTATTGTAAGAGATAGTAAGCTTGGAGAGATAAGAATAGGAAATTCAAAAACAAGAGGATTTGGAGAAATTGCTTTTGAAATAGAAAAATTGAGATTTGATAACTATATTGAAAAAAATAGTTTCTTCGAACCATTAAAACAATATTTTACTAGAGATATAGATAATTCAATAAAAATAGGGAATAAATATCTATGTGAATCTATGGTATTACAAAAAGAGTATAAAAATATAGATGTTGAAAATAAAAGTGAGATTAAAGAGCCAAATAATTTTATCAAAGCTCTATTTAAAGAGGTGAAATAA